The Buttiauxella selenatireducens genome has a window encoding:
- the hutH gene encoding histidine ammonia-lyase, with the protein MSLQKKLCCLTPGRVTLATLREIYHGTVTLSLDPQAIDAVEKAQQTVEAIVKHGDVVYGINTGFGKLAQTTIANDHLAELQRNLVLSHSVGLGKPLPDDVVRVVMASKIISLARGHSGVRMRVIDSLLRLFNAGVMPVIPEKGSVGASGDLAPLAHLSLMLLGEGNVRINGEEVPATAGLKMAGVEPLVLGPKEGLALLNGTQVSTALALRGLFEGEKVFGAGLVAGALSLEAIKGSVKPFDARIHEARGQTGQIDVAAAVRVLLADSEIVDSHQHCGRVQDPYSIRCVPQVMGACLDNLRHAARVLQIEANAASDNPLVFSDTGEVISGGNFHAEPVAFAADIIALAVAEIGAISERRLALLLDTGLSGLPPFLVKEGGINSGFMIAQVTAAALASENKSLAHPGSVDNLPTSANQEDHVSMATYAARRLGDMCFNTAAVVGIEAMAAAQGIEFSRPLRSSPLMEDVFSGVRQRVAFLDKDRLLAPDIESMRQWGASGELPAVITQLFPSTSA; encoded by the coding sequence ATGTCACTGCAAAAAAAGCTTTGCTGTCTTACACCGGGGCGCGTCACGCTCGCCACATTGCGTGAAATCTACCATGGAACCGTCACGTTAAGTCTTGATCCACAGGCCATTGATGCGGTTGAAAAGGCGCAACAAACCGTCGAAGCTATCGTTAAACATGGCGATGTGGTTTACGGCATTAATACGGGTTTTGGCAAATTAGCACAAACCACCATTGCAAATGACCATTTGGCTGAACTGCAACGCAATCTGGTGCTTTCACACAGCGTAGGGCTTGGAAAACCGCTGCCAGACGATGTGGTTCGCGTCGTCATGGCCAGTAAAATCATCAGCCTTGCGCGGGGCCATTCTGGTGTGCGTATGCGTGTTATCGACAGTTTGTTGCGCCTGTTTAATGCCGGTGTGATGCCTGTTATCCCTGAAAAAGGATCGGTTGGTGCATCGGGCGACCTCGCTCCGCTGGCGCATCTTTCGCTGATGCTGCTGGGTGAAGGAAATGTGCGTATTAATGGCGAAGAAGTGCCTGCTACTGCCGGGCTAAAAATGGCGGGCGTCGAGCCGTTAGTGCTTGGGCCAAAAGAGGGGCTGGCGTTACTCAACGGCACGCAAGTGTCTACAGCCCTCGCGCTGCGCGGCCTGTTTGAAGGCGAAAAAGTCTTCGGTGCGGGTCTGGTAGCGGGGGCGTTATCGCTTGAAGCGATTAAAGGTTCTGTAAAACCGTTTGATGCGCGTATTCATGAAGCGCGTGGACAAACGGGGCAGATTGATGTCGCAGCCGCGGTCAGAGTGTTGTTGGCAGACAGTGAAATTGTCGATTCCCATCAGCATTGTGGACGTGTGCAAGATCCGTATTCCATTCGCTGTGTCCCGCAGGTGATGGGCGCATGCCTTGATAACCTGCGCCACGCGGCACGTGTCCTGCAAATTGAAGCCAATGCGGCATCTGATAACCCGCTGGTGTTTAGCGATACGGGTGAAGTCATTTCTGGCGGGAATTTCCACGCTGAACCGGTGGCGTTTGCCGCCGACATTATTGCACTGGCGGTTGCTGAGATTGGTGCGATTTCCGAGCGCCGTCTGGCATTGTTGCTGGATACTGGGCTATCTGGCTTGCCGCCGTTCCTGGTGAAAGAAGGCGGGATCAACTCCGGATTTATGATTGCGCAGGTGACGGCCGCAGCGCTTGCGTCCGAAAACAAATCGCTGGCTCATCCTGGCAGCGTGGACAACCTCCCGACGTCAGCAAACCAGGAAGATCACGTTTCCATGGCGACCTACGCCGCTCGCCGTTTGGGTGACATGTGCTTCAACACCGCCGCCGTGGTGGGTATAGAAGCCATGGCAGCCGCTCAGGGCATTGAGTTTTCTCGCCCGCTTCGTAGTTCTCCACTAATGGAAGACGTTTTCAGCGGCGTACGCCAGCGTGTCGCCTTCCTCGATAAAGATCGCTTACTGGCTCCAGATATTGAAAGCATGCGCCAGTGGGGTGCCAGCGGTGAGTTACCTGCTGTTATTACTCAACTCTTTCCTTCTACGTCGGCCTGA
- the hutC gene encoding histidine utilization repressor, with protein MSENQPLTQLRAAISDLPAPIYLRVKQGIISQIRSGNWLAHQRVPSETELVNALNVSRMTINRALRELTGEGWLVRMQGVGTFVAELKGHTALLEVGSIAEEITARGHHYRNQVIALEQVKADEQLAHAFSFNVGEPLFYSQLVHYDNDMAVQLETRYVNPALAADYLQQDFRLFTPHHYLSKVAPLTSGEHIVEAVLADESQQGLLEVTSSQPCLLIQRRTWHHSQVVTVARLLYPGSRYQLVGSFTGK; from the coding sequence ATGTCTGAAAACCAACCACTGACACAACTACGCGCAGCTATCAGTGATTTACCCGCCCCAATTTACTTACGGGTTAAGCAGGGGATTATTAGTCAGATTCGTAGTGGCAACTGGCTTGCCCATCAGCGCGTGCCTTCGGAAACCGAGTTGGTGAACGCGCTGAATGTCAGCAGGATGACCATCAACCGCGCACTTCGGGAACTCACCGGTGAAGGCTGGCTGGTGCGCATGCAAGGCGTGGGGACATTTGTCGCAGAGCTTAAAGGCCATACCGCGTTGCTGGAGGTAGGCAGTATTGCCGAAGAGATTACCGCGCGCGGTCACCATTATCGCAATCAGGTCATCGCACTTGAACAAGTGAAAGCGGATGAACAACTGGCTCACGCCTTTTCGTTCAATGTCGGTGAGCCGCTGTTTTACTCACAGTTGGTGCATTACGATAATGATATGGCGGTACAACTGGAGACGCGGTATGTGAATCCGGCGCTGGCTGCGGATTACCTGCAACAAGATTTCCGCTTGTTCACACCCCACCATTATTTGAGTAAGGTCGCGCCGTTAACCTCAGGCGAACACATTGTTGAAGCGGTGCTGGCGGATGAGTCTCAACAAGGGTTGCTCGAAGTGACATCCAGCCAGCCTTGCCTGCTGATTCAGCGCCGGACCTGGCACCATTCGCAGGTCGTGACGGTGGCCCGGTTGTTATATCCGGGCTCACGTTATCAACTGGTGGGGAGTTTTACTGGCAAGTGA
- the ves gene encoding environmental stress-induced protein Ves — protein sequence MEFFDIRKVPVSLWRNGAGETREICCFPPATRDFNWRASIASIASSGEFSAFPQVDRVITLLEGGEVVLDAGKAFRHTLKHFQPFAFAGDYTVKAELKQGMSMDFNIMTHRDRCRAKVRVADRTFTTFAPRGGIVYVLSGEWQLGEKLLTPEQGAWWQDGRHTLRLLKSEGKLLFSEITYL from the coding sequence ATGGAATTTTTTGATATACGGAAAGTGCCCGTCAGCTTGTGGCGCAACGGGGCCGGAGAAACCCGAGAAATTTGCTGCTTTCCGCCCGCTACGCGTGATTTCAACTGGCGAGCCAGTATCGCTTCAATTGCCAGTAGCGGCGAGTTTTCGGCTTTTCCACAGGTCGACCGCGTCATAACGCTGCTCGAAGGTGGGGAAGTGGTTCTGGATGCCGGAAAGGCGTTCCGTCATACCCTTAAGCACTTTCAGCCGTTTGCTTTTGCCGGGGATTACACGGTTAAAGCGGAGCTGAAACAAGGGATGTCGATGGATTTTAATATCATGACCCATCGTGACCGTTGCCGCGCAAAAGTACGGGTTGCCGACCGCACGTTTACCACCTTCGCACCGCGTGGTGGCATTGTTTATGTGCTCAGTGGTGAGTGGCAACTGGGTGAAAAGCTGCTGACACCGGAGCAAGGTGCGTGGTGGCAAGATGGCCGCCACACCCTGCGCTTGCTGAAGTCAGAAGGTAAATTGCTGTTTAGCGAAATTACCTATCTCTGA
- a CDS encoding formimidoylglutamate deiminase — MPAFFAPVVMLPQGWGHNVRITVNEQGMITHVDVGATGENATLLAGIVVPSISNLHSHAFQRVMAGLTEVAGDPQDSFWTWRDMMYRMVQKLSPEQVGAIATHLYIDMLKGGYTQVAEFHYLHHDVNGKPYASGDLMLQQLLLAADNTGIGQTLLPVLYSHAGFGAQPPQPGQKRFIQDVDRYLRQQQALGTVLRRYPRINHGLCFHSLRAVTQEQMEDVLEASDYRLPVHIHIAEQEKEVNDCVAWSGERPVEWLFNRFAVDDRWCLVHATHLSAEELTQIVESRAVAGLCPTTEANLGDGIFPATNFIAQGGHWGIGSDSHVSVNALEELRWLEYAQRLRDRRRNRIVLPELPQVGEVLWRQAAVGGAQACGVAMGMIAPGQRADWLVLERDSWLANIEDYALLNRWLFGGKSEQIRDVWVAGKQVICDRQHPLDEQSNTQFAQVMRTLQEW, encoded by the coding sequence ATGCCTGCATTTTTTGCTCCAGTTGTGATGCTCCCACAAGGTTGGGGACACAACGTGCGTATTACCGTCAATGAACAAGGGATGATTACTCATGTCGATGTTGGCGCGACCGGGGAGAATGCCACTCTGCTTGCGGGCATCGTTGTCCCTTCTATTTCGAATTTACACTCACACGCCTTTCAGCGGGTGATGGCAGGACTGACGGAAGTGGCGGGCGATCCCCAGGACAGTTTCTGGACGTGGCGCGACATGATGTACCGCATGGTGCAGAAATTATCCCCGGAGCAAGTCGGCGCGATTGCCACGCATTTATATATTGATATGCTCAAGGGCGGTTACACCCAGGTCGCTGAATTTCATTATTTACATCATGATGTTAACGGTAAACCTTATGCATCAGGTGATTTGATGCTACAGCAATTGCTGCTTGCTGCCGATAATACCGGAATAGGGCAAACGCTATTGCCGGTGCTCTATAGCCACGCGGGCTTTGGTGCGCAGCCACCACAGCCTGGGCAGAAAAGATTTATTCAGGATGTTGACCGGTATTTGCGTCAGCAGCAGGCATTGGGCACCGTATTACGTCGTTACCCGCGCATTAATCACGGTCTGTGCTTCCACTCATTGCGGGCTGTAACGCAAGAGCAAATGGAAGATGTCCTCGAAGCGAGCGACTATCGCCTTCCGGTGCATATCCATATTGCAGAGCAAGAAAAGGAAGTGAATGACTGTGTGGCCTGGAGCGGTGAGCGCCCGGTGGAATGGTTGTTTAATCGCTTCGCGGTTGATGACCGCTGGTGCCTGGTTCACGCCACGCATTTATCGGCTGAAGAGTTAACCCAAATTGTGGAAAGCCGTGCAGTGGCAGGGTTGTGCCCAACCACCGAAGCGAACCTGGGTGATGGCATTTTCCCGGCGACGAATTTCATCGCGCAAGGCGGCCATTGGGGAATTGGGTCGGATAGCCATGTTTCAGTCAATGCTCTGGAAGAATTACGCTGGCTTGAATATGCGCAACGCCTGCGTGACCGTCGTCGTAACCGAATTGTGTTACCCGAATTGCCGCAGGTTGGCGAGGTGCTCTGGCGTCAGGCCGCTGTAGGTGGGGCGCAAGCATGCGGTGTGGCGATGGGGATGATTGCACCGGGGCAACGTGCCGACTGGTTAGTCCTCGAGCGTGATTCGTGGTTGGCAAATATTGAAGACTACGCGCTGCTTAATCGCTGGTTGTTTGGTGGTAAGAGCGAACAAATTAGAGACGTGTGGGTTGCAGGAAAACAGGTGATTTGTGACCGACAGCACCCGCTCGATGAACAAAGCAATACACAGTTTGCGCAGGTGATGCGCACACTTCAGGAGTGGTGA